One genomic window of Bradyrhizobium sp. B124 includes the following:
- a CDS encoding 3-deoxy-7-phosphoheptulonate synthase class II produces the protein MSERWTPDSWRAKKVLQVPDYPDAKALADVEAQLATFPPLVFAGEARNLKKALGRVSAGEAFLLQGGDCAESFAEHGANNIRDFFRVLLQMAVVMTYAGALPVVKVGRIAGQFAKPRSSPTEKQGDVELPSYRGDIVNDIAFTPEARIPDPQRQLMAYRQSAATLNLLRAFATGGFANLGSVHQWMLGFLKDSPQSRRYKELADRISDALNFMRACGLDLESHPELRATDFYTSHEALLLGYEQAMTRVDSTTGDWYATSGHMIWIGDRTRQLDHGHVEYFRGIKNPIGLKCGPSLKPDELLKLIDVLNPDNEPGRLTLINRFGADKVGDHLPGLIRAVQREGRKVVWSCDPMHGNTITSTSGYKTRPFDRVLSEVKAFFQIHAAEGTHAGGVHLEMTGQDVTECIGGARAITDEDLNDRYHTVCDPRLNAEQSIDMAFLIAELLKQERAGKVKPIPAAAGL, from the coding sequence ATGTCCGAGCGGTGGACACCCGATAGCTGGCGCGCCAAGAAGGTGCTGCAGGTGCCCGATTATCCCGATGCCAAGGCATTGGCCGATGTCGAGGCCCAGCTTGCGACCTTTCCGCCGCTGGTGTTCGCGGGCGAGGCGCGCAACCTGAAGAAGGCGCTGGGGCGGGTCTCTGCCGGCGAGGCCTTTCTGCTGCAGGGCGGCGACTGCGCCGAGAGCTTTGCCGAGCACGGCGCCAACAACATCCGCGACTTCTTCCGCGTGCTGCTGCAGATGGCCGTGGTCATGACCTATGCCGGCGCGCTGCCGGTGGTGAAGGTCGGCCGCATCGCAGGCCAGTTTGCAAAACCGCGCTCGTCGCCGACCGAGAAGCAGGGCGATGTCGAGCTGCCGAGCTATCGCGGCGACATCGTCAACGACATCGCCTTCACGCCGGAAGCGCGGATTCCCGATCCGCAGCGCCAGCTGATGGCCTATCGCCAGTCCGCGGCGACGCTGAACCTGCTGCGCGCCTTCGCGACCGGCGGCTTCGCCAATCTCGGCAGCGTGCATCAATGGATGCTCGGCTTCCTGAAGGATTCGCCGCAGTCCCGCCGCTACAAGGAGCTGGCCGACCGCATCTCGGACGCGCTGAATTTCATGCGCGCCTGCGGCCTCGACCTCGAGAGCCATCCGGAGCTGCGCGCCACCGATTTCTACACCAGCCACGAGGCGCTGCTGCTCGGCTACGAGCAGGCGATGACGCGGGTCGATTCCACCACCGGCGACTGGTACGCGACCTCCGGCCACATGATCTGGATCGGCGACCGCACCCGGCAGCTCGATCACGGCCATGTCGAATATTTCCGCGGTATCAAGAACCCGATCGGCCTGAAATGCGGTCCGTCGCTGAAGCCGGACGAGTTGCTGAAGCTGATCGACGTGCTGAACCCCGACAACGAGCCGGGACGCCTGACGCTGATCAACCGCTTCGGCGCCGACAAGGTCGGCGACCATCTGCCGGGCCTGATCCGCGCCGTGCAGCGGGAAGGCCGCAAGGTGGTGTGGTCGTGCGATCCGATGCACGGCAACACCATCACCTCGACCTCCGGCTACAAGACGCGGCCGTTCGACCGCGTGCTGTCGGAGGTGAAGGCGTTCTTCCAGATCCACGCCGCCGAGGGCACTCATGCCGGCGGCGTGCATCTGGAGATGACCGGGCAGGACGTCACCGAATGCATCGGCGGCGCCCGCGCCATCACCGATGAGGATCTCAACGACCGCTACCACACGGTCTGCGATCCCCGCCTCAACGCCGAACAGTCGATCGACATGGCCTTCCTGATCGCCGAGCTGCTGAAGCAGGAGCGCGCCGGCAAGGTCAAACCGATACCGGCGGCCGCTGGGTTGTGA
- a CDS encoding DUF2934 domain-containing protein — MTGPTEQEIRTRAYELWKDAGEPPGQMDQLWYKAERELLARKAANGEAPCGMNGHNGPTTYPEKLRGVH, encoded by the coding sequence ATGACAGGCCCAACCGAGCAGGAGATTCGGACCCGCGCCTACGAATTGTGGAAGGACGCCGGTGAACCGCCGGGCCAGATGGATCAGCTCTGGTACAAGGCCGAACGGGAACTGCTGGCGCGCAAGGCCGCCAACGGCGAAGCGCCCTGCGGAATGAACGGACACAACGGGCCGACGACGTATCCGGAGAAGTTGAGGGGCGTGCATTGA
- a CDS encoding diacylglycerol kinase, which translates to MLRFWRATINSRNGLAFAIRSEQAIREEVVALVLSVPLAWLVGATVMRRVELIATVVLVLVIELLNTAIEKLADRLTMDHDPQIGRVKDMGSAAVGVALVMAGLFWLFALAERMGAF; encoded by the coding sequence TTGCTGAGGTTCTGGCGAGCCACCATCAACTCGCGCAACGGGCTGGCCTTCGCCATTCGCTCGGAGCAGGCGATTCGCGAGGAGGTGGTGGCACTGGTGCTGTCGGTGCCGCTGGCCTGGCTGGTCGGCGCCACCGTGATGCGGCGGGTCGAGCTGATCGCGACCGTGGTGCTGGTGCTCGTGATCGAGCTGCTCAACACCGCGATCGAGAAGCTCGCCGACCGCCTGACCATGGATCACGATCCGCAGATCGGACGGGTCAAGGACATGGGCTCCGCTGCCGTCGGCGTCGCGCTTGTGATGGCCGGGCTGTTCTGGCTGTTCGCCCTCGCTGAGCGGATGGGTGCGTTCTGA
- the rpiA gene encoding ribose-5-phosphate isomerase RpiA translates to MDMDALKRQAAARALEEVRDGMKLGLGTGSTAKHFVELLGEKVRSGMKVIGVPTSEATRADAIRCGVPLTTLDEVDHLDLTIDGADEIDPALNLIKGGGGALLREKIVAAASDRMIVIADDSKWVEVLGRFPLPVEVIPFGLAATEAAMARAFAEAGVSGQMIIRKGKDGHVFVTDGGHWIVDAHLGRIGDPPRLAGLLSMIPGVVEHGLFIGLGSVAVLAGAQGIRVVERR, encoded by the coding sequence GTGGACATGGACGCACTGAAACGCCAGGCGGCGGCGCGCGCGCTCGAAGAGGTGCGCGACGGCATGAAGCTCGGGCTCGGTACCGGGTCGACCGCCAAGCATTTCGTCGAGCTGCTCGGCGAGAAGGTCCGATCAGGCATGAAGGTGATCGGCGTGCCGACCTCGGAGGCGACCCGGGCGGACGCGATCCGCTGCGGCGTCCCGCTGACCACGCTGGACGAGGTCGATCATCTCGACCTCACCATCGACGGCGCCGACGAGATCGACCCCGCGCTCAATCTGATCAAGGGCGGCGGCGGCGCGCTGCTGCGCGAGAAGATCGTGGCGGCCGCCAGTGATCGCATGATCGTGATCGCCGACGACAGCAAATGGGTCGAGGTGCTCGGCCGCTTTCCGCTGCCGGTCGAGGTGATCCCGTTCGGGCTCGCCGCGACAGAGGCCGCGATGGCGCGGGCGTTCGCCGAGGCCGGCGTGTCCGGCCAAATGATCATCCGTAAGGGCAAGGACGGTCACGTTTTTGTCACCGATGGCGGCCACTGGATCGTCGATGCCCATCTCGGCCGGATCGGCGACCCGCCGCGTCTCGCCGGTTTGCTCAGCATGATCCCGGGCGTGGTTGAACATGGCCTGTTCATCGGGCTTGGCAGCGTCGCCGTTCTGGCCGGCGCACAGGGAATTCGGGTTGTTGAACGGCGCTAA
- a CDS encoding FAD-dependent oxidoreductase: protein MSANKAIKLAVIGRGLIGSAAARHLSKMGHEVTLIGPDEPADFSQHSGVFGSHYDEGRITRVYDPQPFWRQMNRAAIARYGEIAAESGVEFYREAGALHIGDRETTDVASVGKVCAEERIACEAYQDAALAERFPFLKSTAGMLGYFEPRNAGYISPRRLVRAQTIAAERAGARIIDEPALGISESGSGVTIRTRSGSVEAERVLVAAGGHTQSLLGRSLGFTVYARTAALFRLGAAEVQRLAGMPSMRCLGPKGDNPYILPPILYPDGQTWLKLGGDPVDRALESEAEIKDWFRSGGSVDVADRLQSQILDRIRDLKFEERRVVPCMTTFGDTGLPSIGPLSERVTVAFGCYGKSAKCSDELGRLGGMALLGEVRAELAP from the coding sequence GTGAGCGCCAACAAAGCGATCAAGCTTGCGGTGATCGGACGTGGTCTGATCGGGTCGGCGGCCGCGCGACACCTGAGCAAGATGGGCCATGAGGTCACGCTGATCGGGCCCGATGAGCCGGCAGATTTCTCGCAGCACAGCGGCGTTTTCGGCAGCCACTACGATGAGGGCCGCATCACGCGCGTGTACGATCCGCAGCCGTTCTGGCGGCAGATGAACCGCGCGGCGATCGCGCGCTATGGCGAGATCGCAGCGGAAAGCGGTGTCGAGTTCTACCGCGAAGCCGGTGCGCTTCACATCGGCGATCGCGAGACCACCGATGTCGCATCGGTCGGCAAGGTCTGCGCCGAGGAGAGGATCGCGTGTGAAGCCTATCAGGATGCGGCGCTCGCGGAGCGGTTTCCGTTCCTGAAATCGACGGCAGGAATGCTGGGCTATTTCGAGCCGCGCAATGCCGGATACATCTCACCGCGCCGCCTGGTCCGGGCGCAGACCATCGCGGCGGAGCGCGCAGGCGCCCGGATCATCGACGAACCAGCGCTCGGGATTTCGGAAAGCGGCTCCGGTGTGACGATCCGGACGCGATCGGGCAGTGTGGAGGCCGAGCGTGTGCTGGTTGCGGCCGGTGGGCACACCCAATCGCTGCTCGGCCGATCGCTGGGCTTTACCGTCTATGCGCGGACTGCGGCGCTGTTTCGGCTCGGTGCGGCGGAGGTGCAACGCCTGGCCGGCATGCCGTCGATGCGCTGTCTCGGGCCCAAGGGCGACAATCCCTACATCCTGCCGCCAATCCTCTATCCGGATGGCCAGACCTGGCTGAAGCTCGGCGGCGATCCGGTCGATCGTGCGCTCGAGAGCGAGGCTGAAATCAAGGACTGGTTCCGGTCGGGCGGATCGGTTGACGTCGCTGACCGGCTGCAAAGCCAGATCCTTGACCGCATTCGCGACCTCAAATTCGAGGAACGCCGCGTCGTGCCCTGCATGACTACGTTCGGCGACACCGGCTTGCCCAGCATCGGACCGCTTTCCG
- a CDS encoding cupin domain-containing protein, with translation MSDAIDLSQKLSTFSDHWSPRTVAQFNACDVMVVKVQGEFVWHKHDDTDDFFLVLKGVLDIELRDRTVTLHPGQMYIVPKGVEHRPVAREEVHLLLIEPTGTPNTGDAATAAARKVV, from the coding sequence ATGAGCGACGCGATCGACCTTTCGCAGAAACTATCGACATTCTCCGATCACTGGTCGCCGCGCACCGTCGCGCAATTCAACGCCTGCGACGTCATGGTGGTGAAGGTGCAGGGCGAGTTCGTCTGGCACAAGCACGACGACACCGACGACTTCTTCCTGGTGCTGAAAGGCGTGCTCGACATCGAGCTGCGCGATCGGACAGTGACGCTGCATCCCGGTCAGATGTACATCGTGCCGAAGGGCGTCGAGCATCGGCCCGTCGCGCGGGAAGAGGTGCATCTGTTGCTGATCGAGCCGACGGGCACGCCGAACACGGGCGATGCGGCGACGGCGGCGGCGCGGAAGGTGGTGTGA
- the gor gene encoding glutathione-disulfide reductase produces MAEFDVDLFVIGGGSGGVRAARIAANYGAKVMVAEEYRMGGTCVIRGCVPKKLFVIGSHVHQEIEDAAGFGWSIGQVSFDWATLVANKDKEIARLEGAYTTNVEKSGARIVKTRAVLEDAHTIRLATGEKVTAKYILIATGGAPNHGPAVPGIEHVISSNEAFHLKELPKRIVIQGGGYIALEFAGIFAGYGSDVSVVYRGDNILRGFDEDVRKHVRTEMEKRGITIITGCTVAKIDKHGRDFTTHLSNGSSIASDQVMFAIGRHPNVRSLGLEAAGVAINPANGGIQVDGWSKTSVDNIYAVGDVTHRTNLTPVAIREGHAFADTVFGKRPVQVDHATIPTAVFSQPEVGTVGLTEEEARAQYSHVDIYKTDFRPIKATMSGRDTRVLMKLVVDGSSDRVLGCHIVGDAAAETIQAIAIAVKMKATKADFDATVALHPTAAEELVTMRTPTARHVRQAAE; encoded by the coding sequence ATGGCCGAGTTTGACGTCGACCTGTTTGTCATCGGTGGTGGTTCGGGCGGCGTTCGTGCCGCCCGCATCGCCGCCAACTATGGCGCGAAGGTCATGGTCGCCGAAGAGTACCGGATGGGCGGCACCTGCGTGATCCGCGGCTGCGTGCCGAAGAAGCTGTTCGTGATCGGCAGCCATGTCCACCAGGAGATCGAGGACGCGGCCGGCTTCGGCTGGAGCATCGGCCAGGTCTCGTTCGACTGGGCGACGCTCGTCGCCAACAAGGACAAGGAGATTGCCCGGCTCGAGGGCGCCTACACCACCAATGTCGAGAAGTCGGGCGCCAGGATCGTCAAGACCCGCGCGGTGCTCGAGGATGCCCACACCATCAGGCTCGCCACCGGCGAGAAGGTGACGGCGAAATACATCCTGATCGCCACCGGCGGCGCGCCCAATCACGGGCCGGCGGTTCCCGGCATCGAGCACGTTATCTCCTCCAACGAGGCGTTTCACCTGAAGGAGCTGCCGAAGCGGATCGTGATCCAGGGCGGCGGCTACATCGCGCTGGAATTCGCCGGCATCTTTGCCGGCTACGGCTCCGACGTGTCAGTAGTCTACCGCGGCGACAACATCCTGCGCGGCTTCGACGAGGACGTGCGCAAGCATGTCCGCACCGAGATGGAGAAGCGCGGCATCACCATCATCACCGGCTGCACGGTGGCGAAGATCGACAAGCACGGCCGCGATTTCACCACCCATCTGTCCAACGGCTCGAGCATCGCCTCCGACCAGGTGATGTTCGCGATCGGCCGGCATCCCAATGTCAGGAGTCTCGGGCTCGAGGCCGCCGGCGTCGCCATCAATCCCGCCAATGGCGGCATCCAGGTCGACGGCTGGTCGAAGACCTCGGTCGACAACATCTACGCGGTCGGCGACGTCACCCACCGCACCAATCTGACGCCGGTCGCGATCCGCGAGGGCCATGCCTTCGCCGACACTGTGTTCGGCAAGCGCCCGGTGCAGGTCGACCACGCGACGATCCCGACCGCGGTGTTCTCGCAGCCGGAGGTCGGCACCGTCGGCCTCACCGAAGAAGAGGCGCGGGCGCAGTACAGCCACGTCGACATCTACAAGACCGATTTCCGCCCGATCAAGGCGACGATGTCCGGCCGCGACACCCGCGTGCTGATGAAGCTCGTGGTCGACGGTTCGAGCGACCGCGTGCTCGGCTGCCACATCGTCGGCGATGCCGCCGCGGAAACGATCCAGGCGATCGCGATCGCCGTGAAGATGAAGGCGACCAAGGCCGATTTCGACGCCACCGTCGCGCTGCACCCGACCGCGGCGGAGGAACTGGTGACGATGCGGACGCCAACCGCGCGCCACGTGCGTCAGGCCGCGGAGTAG
- a CDS encoding alpha/beta fold hydrolase, translating into MWFLALLPIMLAAPDLAFAEDAAFKVGVTTRDFIPAEPYDWRGASAHVLRAVIWYPAAADAHEQPQWIGPRLVPLVSTGRAAPDAAPAEGPPRPLVLLSHGFGGIATDLAWLGAGLAAHGFIAVAVNHPGNNRSEDRTVDGYALKWLRAVDLSRVIDAMRTDRTFGDRIDPARIGALGHSYGGYTVIAIAGGITDPERTEAFCRSPAADALCTSQSGATELRQQSAMRLTTDPDFRQRYSLGGQSYRDERVRAVFAMAPVPVPAFTPESLGAISIPVAIVAGSADEITPPASGAEALGKAIPHATLKLFPHAGHFVFFDTCTAVGRLVIGAVCRDPDGVDREAVHAETIGLALDFFTASLR; encoded by the coding sequence ATGTGGTTTCTGGCGCTCTTGCCGATCATGCTCGCGGCGCCGGATCTCGCATTTGCCGAGGACGCCGCATTCAAGGTCGGTGTCACCACGCGCGATTTCATTCCGGCCGAGCCTTACGACTGGCGCGGCGCCAGCGCGCATGTGCTCCGCGCCGTGATTTGGTATCCGGCTGCAGCTGATGCGCACGAGCAGCCGCAATGGATCGGGCCACGCCTCGTCCCGCTGGTCAGCACTGGACGCGCCGCGCCCGACGCGGCGCCGGCAGAGGGGCCACCACGTCCGCTCGTTCTGCTGTCGCATGGCTTCGGCGGCATCGCGACCGATCTCGCCTGGCTCGGCGCGGGGCTTGCGGCGCACGGCTTCATCGCCGTTGCGGTCAACCACCCCGGCAACAATCGATCCGAGGACAGGACGGTCGACGGTTATGCGCTGAAGTGGCTGCGCGCCGTCGACCTCAGCCGGGTGATTGACGCCATGCGCACCGACCGGACCTTCGGCGACCGGATCGACCCGGCGCGGATCGGCGCTCTCGGCCATTCGTACGGCGGCTACACCGTCATCGCCATCGCCGGCGGCATCACCGATCCGGAGCGGACCGAGGCTTTCTGCCGCTCGCCCGCCGCTGACGCGTTGTGCACGTCACAGTCTGGCGCGACGGAGTTGCGCCAGCAGAGCGCGATGCGCCTGACCACCGATCCCGATTTCCGGCAGCGCTACAGCCTTGGTGGCCAGTCCTATCGCGATGAGCGCGTTCGCGCCGTGTTCGCGATGGCGCCGGTGCCGGTGCCGGCCTTCACGCCGGAGAGCCTTGGCGCCATATCGATCCCGGTCGCGATCGTCGCGGGAAGCGCCGACGAGATCACGCCGCCGGCCTCGGGCGCCGAGGCGCTCGGCAAGGCTATTCCCCATGCGACGCTGAAGCTGTTTCCGCACGCGGGCCACTTTGTCTTCTTCGACACCTGTACCGCGGTAGGGCGTCTGGTGATCGGGGCGGTCTGCCGCGATCCCGATGGCGTCGACCGCGAGGCGGTCCATGCCGAGACGATCGGCCTTGCGCTCGATTTCTTCACCGCAAGCTTGCGCTGA
- a CDS encoding DUF2059 domain-containing protein, whose translation MKRFSGLLSAVALAAGLALAAAPAMAQQQLPPMPKVKQSTPAAIAAAKEILTMKNVAVMYSGAVPGIIEKTKTGLLQQYLNYQKDLDEVALVVAKQFAGGEKEIGEGMAQIYAAEFTEQELKDLVTFYKTPLGQKLLTAEPTAINGSLQYMQQWAQQFGVIVNGQFKAEMKKRGKDI comes from the coding sequence ATGAAGCGTTTTTCGGGACTTTTGTCGGCAGTGGCCCTGGCGGCTGGCCTCGCGCTCGCGGCCGCACCGGCCATGGCGCAGCAGCAGCTGCCCCCCATGCCCAAGGTCAAGCAGTCGACCCCCGCGGCGATTGCGGCTGCCAAGGAAATCCTGACGATGAAGAACGTGGCGGTGATGTATTCCGGCGCCGTTCCGGGCATCATCGAGAAGACCAAGACCGGTCTGCTGCAGCAGTACTTGAACTACCAGAAGGATCTCGACGAGGTGGCGCTGGTCGTCGCCAAGCAGTTCGCGGGCGGCGAGAAGGAGATCGGCGAAGGCATGGCGCAGATCTACGCCGCCGAGTTCACCGAGCAGGAGCTTAAGGACCTCGTGACGTTCTACAAGACCCCGCTCGGTCAGAAGCTTTTGACCGCGGAGCCCACGGCAATCAACGGATCGCTGCAATATATGCAGCAGTGGGCGCAGCAGTTTGGCGTGATCGTCAACGGCCAGTTCAAGGCCGAGATGAAGAAGCGCGGCAAGGACATCTAA